A genomic segment from Xiphophorus maculatus strain JP 163 A chromosome 6, X_maculatus-5.0-male, whole genome shotgun sequence encodes:
- the LOC102219948 gene encoding cerebellin-1-like — MGHKLLQLKTGSAMPIWSVHFDLLILPSLLLQLLLLLSAPLESGAQNDTEPIILEGKCLVVCDSTPSSEPAGSALGMSVRSGSGRVAFSASRQTNHEPTDMSNRTMIIYFDNILVNVGTHFDQESSVFVAPRRGVYSFNFHVVKAYNRQTIQVNLMVNGWPMISAFAGDQDVTREAATNAGLVILEKGDKAYLRLEKGNLMGGWKFSTFSGFLVFPL, encoded by the exons ATGGGACACAAGCTTCTTCAGCTGAAAACAG GTTCAGCCATGCCAATCTGGTCTGTCCACTTTGACCTCCTGATATTACCgagcctgctgctgcagctgctcttgTTGCTCTCGGCGCCCCTGGAAAGCGGCGCCCAGAATGACACGGAGCCCATCATCCTGGAGGGGAAGTGCCTGGTGGTGTGTGACTCCACGCCTTCGTCGGAGCCCGCTGGGAGCGCTCTGGGCATGTCCGTCCGCTCCGGCTCAGGACGGGTGGCCTTCTCGGCCAGCAGGCAGACCAACCACGAGCCGACAGACATGAGCAACCGCACCATGATCATCTACTTTGATAAT ATTTTAGTCAACGTGGGCACTCACTTCGACCAAGAGAGCAGCGTCTTCGTCGCTCCGCGGAGAGGGGTTTACAGCTTCAACTTCCATGTCGTGAAGGCCTACAACAGACAGACCATTCAG GTCAACCTGATGGTGAATGGCTGGCCGATGATTTCAGCGTTTGCGGGAGACCAAGACGTGACCAGAGAAGCGGCGACCAATGCAGGCCTGGTGATTCTGGAGAAGGGCGACAAGGCCTACCTCAGACTGGAGAAAGGGAACCTGATGGGAGGCTGGAAGTTCTCCACCTTTTCCGGCTTCCTCGTCTTCCCCTTGTGA